A genomic segment from Nicotiana sylvestris chromosome 1, ASM39365v2, whole genome shotgun sequence encodes:
- the LOC104241865 gene encoding protein NRT1/ PTR FAMILY 4.5-like — MEEGKSTEYNSMTSSKTKGKGGFRATTFIYGLLGLENMGFIAIMVSFGLYFSFVMGFDLTGSANTLTNLMGSTFLLSILGGFISDTYINRYHTVLIFGPFEILAFALITIQAHYKSLQPECVVPNCISGWKAVFFYASLCCFALGSGGVRGALPALGADQFDQKDPKEAKALGRYFNLVLLSSVIGGAFGVTFVVYVSTVKAWWKGFLISLVATSLGFVFFAFGKPFLRLQRPAGSPLTRIFQVIVVAIENRNLQIPENIDELYEINDKESDSSQQKLAHTKQFRFLDKAAILPKTVEATPWTVCTVTQVEEVKVLTRMLPIIASTIIMNTCMAQLQTFSVAQGYRMNRFIKKFEVPAPSVPAIPLIFMCILIPIYDMFFVPFARKITKHPSGITQLQRVGVGLVLSIVSMAVAALVEIKRKHHSLKNPLKPIHLAWLGFQYAIFGIADMFTLVGLLEFFYKEAPAGMRSLSTSFTWISISLGYFLSSVLVEIINSVTKRRAPSKKGWLVGLDLDQNNLHLFYWFLAILSGLNFLNYLFWASWYKYKTDEIEEPKPNIDDSISLSKSVSVSRVPLLKPSDNASAMPIIEECSNGHTEEGNENSSAVPKIEAASSSGHPEGTEKNAHS, encoded by the exons ATG GAGGAGGGTAAAAGCACAGAGTATAATTCTATGACTTCAAGCAAAACTAAAGGAAAAGGTGGATTTAGAGCTACCACCTTCATCTATG GTTTGTTAGGATTAGAAAACATGGGGTTTATTGCAATCATGGTGAGTTTTGGATTATACTTCAGTTTTGTGATGGGATTTGACCTCACTGGCTCAGCTAATACTCTCACTAACTTGATGGGCTCAACCTTCTTGCTCTCCATTCTTGGTGGCTTCATTTCTGATACTTACATCAACAGATACCATACTGTCCTAATTTTTGGACCCTTCGAAATTCTA GCATTTGCATTGATAACAATTCAAGCTCATTACAAGAGTTTGCAACCAGAATGTGTGGTGCCAAATTGCATATCAGGATGGAAAGCTGTGTTCTTCTATGCATCACTTTGCTGCTTTGCATTGGGGAGTGGTGGGGTTAGGGGTGCATTGCCAGCATTGGGTGCTGACCAATTTGATCAGAAGGATCCAAAAGAGGCTAAGGCTCTTGGAAGATACTTCAATTTGGTATTGCTTAGTTCTGTGATTGGTGGAGCTTTTGGAGTTACGTTTGTTGTCTATGTCAGTACAGTTAAAGCTTGGTGGAAAGGTTTTCTCATCAGTTTGGTTGCTACTTCACTTGGTTTTGTTTTCTTTGCCTTTGGAAAACCTTTCTTGCGCCTTCAACGTCCTGCTGGAAGCCCTCTTACTAGAATTTTCCAG GTTATCGTTGTAGCAATCGAAAACCGAAATTTGCAAATACCAGAAAATATTGACGAGCTGTATGAGATTAATGATAAAGAATCAGACTCGTCACAGCAAAAACTTGCACATACTAAACAATTCAG ATTCTTAgacaaagctgcaattcttcctaaAACTGTTGAAGCCACTCCATGGACAGTTTGCACTGTGACACAAGTTGAAGAAGTGAAAGTGTTAACAAGAATGTTGCCTATCATAGCTAGTACAATTATAATGAATACATGTATGGCCCAACTCCAAACATTCTCAGTTGCACAAGGCTATCGAATGAACCGTTTCATTAAAAAGTTCGAGGTACCAGCACCTTCAGTGCCCGCTATTCCATTAATCTTTATGTGTATTCTCATCCCAATTTATGACATGTTCTTCGTCCCCTTTGCTCGAAAAATCACCAAACATCCCTCAGGCATCACTCAACTCCAACGTGTTGGGGTCGGACTAGTCCTATCGATCGTGTCCATGGCTGTTGCTGCCCTAGTTGAGATCAAAAGAAAGCACCATTCCTTGAAAAATCCTTTGAAGCCTATTCATCTAGCTTGGCTAGGATTTCAATATGCTATTTTTGGAATAGCTGACATGTTTACCTTAGTGGGCCTGCTTGAATTTTTCTACAAAGAAGCACCTGCTGGAATGAGGTCCTTATCCACTTCATTTACATGGATTTCAATTTCTTTGGGCTACTTCTTGAGTAGCGTCCTTGTAGAAATCATCAATTCAGTGACAAAAAGAAGAGCACCAAGCAAGAAAGGATGGTTAGTGGGCTTAGACTTAGATCAGAATAATTTGCACCTCTTCTATTGGTTCTTGGCTATTCTTAGTGGGCTCAACTTTCTGAACTACCTCTTTTGGGCCTCTTGGTACAAATACAAAACAGATGAAATTGAAGAGCCCAAGCCCAATATAGATGATTCAATCAGCTTGTCCAAATCAGTGTCTGTGAGTAGGGTGCCATTGCTTAAGCCCAGTGACAATGCATCAGCAATGCCTATAATTGAAGAATGCTCCAATGGGCACACTGAGGAAGGTAATGAAAATTCATCAGCAGTGCCTAAAATAGAAGCAGCATCCTCTAGTGGACACCCTGAGGGAACTGAGAAGAATGCCCACAGTTGA